DNA from Deinococcus yavapaiensis KR-236:
AGCTTGTCTTGCTCTTTGCGGCTCGCGAAGATGCCAGCCAGCAAGTCGATCGTCGGAACGTCATGGGGATTGAGTTCCAGCGCCAGTTCACCCAACCGAATCGCGGTTGGCAAATCGCTTCCCTTCAAGGCGGTCGCCGCTTCAAGTGCCAGAGCGGCCTGCTCCGAACCGCTGGCGTAGTCGACCGCCTCGACCAACCACCGGTTGGCCTGCGTTCCTCCTCGGGCCTGCGCGGCCTGCTTGAGCAGGTTCAGGGCGTGACCAGGCTCGAGCGCGGCGTCTTTCACAAAACGGGCTGCTTGCTGAGGATCGTCTTGATAAGCCGCGATGGCTCGGCGACCGAGGAACTGACGTTGCTGCGCGGGCACTCCCCGCGCCATGACTTCGGCATACAAGGGATGAACGAACTCACCGTGAAGGAGAAGTCCGGCCCGCGTCAGGTGCTCGGTGGCGTCTCGAAGTTCATCCAGGCTCGACCCGACCACCTCTGCCAAACGCGACGCCGCAACGTCTCGCCCGAGGATCGCCTTGGCTTGCAAGACGGTCTTCAGCGAGGACGATTCGGTCGCCCCGGCGATGACCTCTTCGATCAAAGCTTCGACCGTGGCCGGCACGACGCGCTGCTCGGGCACCCGCCAGTGCCAACGCCGACCGTCATTCCAGAGCAAGCCCTGCCGAGCCAGGAACCGAAAGAATTCGAGTGTGAACAGTGGATTCCCGCCGGCCTGCTCGTAAATCCAGGCGCGTGCCTCCACGGGCAACTCCGCCCTCACCTCCGCTTCGAGCAGCGCATCCGAAGCGGCGCGGCTCAGCGGCTGAACTCGGATGGACTCGAACTCCTCGGGCAGCGGTGTTCTGCTGGTCACCAACAGTCCGGCGCCCTTGGTGCGCTTCACGCGGGCAGCCACCTGCTGCCACAGCTGCCGCTGCTCGGGCGAGGCGGCGTGCAAGTCCTCGACATGCACAATGAGTGGAGCTCCATGGGCAAGCTGCGCGGCGAGAACTTCGACGAGTTGGCTTCCGGTGAGGGCTTCCCGGCTGCCCAAGCGTTCAATGGAGCGGGCCAGCCAACTGCCGGGTCGTTTCAAAGGGGGAAGGGCCAGCGCGACCTGCTCGAGCGCGTTGCTGGCCTGGACACTCAGCGAAGGACAGGGCGTGGTGCTGAGCAGAGACTGGGCCAGATGGGTCTTGCCGACGCCGGGCTCCCCCCAAAGGCCAACGGCGAGACCGGCACGCATGGCGAGCAACCCTCTGAGTCGCTTGCTGATCTGTTGATCGTCTCCGATGATCTCGACCTCCCGATGGTGGAGTCTGCCCTCTTGATAGGCTAATGCATCCACCGCGACCCTGAGAGGGTGTTCTAGTGGAGTTGTGCCCTCGCCGAAAAGAACGGCGACGACGGGTAGAGCCTTGTCATCCGAGGAGGCGGTGATGCTCTTCGAACGCCTGCCTGAGCGTCAACGGACAGTTCTCCTGCCCGAGCATCACCACCGCGTACGCCGCCGCCATCTGCCGCGCGCTGCGATCGGGCGGCATGCGACCGATCGCCGTGCACAACCCCGGACTCAACACAGACGTGATCGGCCGCTCGGCGTTCGCGGCGTTGAAGGCACGCACGGCCAGCAACGCCGCGCGAAACGCCAGGTACGCGTTCACGCTCTCCGCGACGTTCCCTGGCACGCGCATCGTCGGGGCGCTCACCAGGTAAGGAAGGTGCGCGTCGAAGGTCTCGAGCACGAGCGCCTGCCCGACGGGAAGCTCCCCGACGTGCGAGCGTCGCAATTCGTCGCGCAAGCGGTCCTGCAAATCCCACCCGAAATGCCCCGTGTACGCGAGGTCGATGCCGCCGTCCATAAACCCGAAGCTGTTCGCGGGACTGACGATCGCGTCCGCCGAGACGTCGAAGATGTCACCGTGCGACACATCCACGCTCGGCAGACGATGAAAGTGCGTGCGCCAAGCGTCGACGACGTCCGCGTCGCGGTCCCGCAGGTGCAGCGTGAAGGCCGGCATGCCACTTCATCGTCGCACGTCCCGCGCCGCACCTGCCGAAGGTTCTCGTTTCATCGCTCGCGCTCGGCACGCAAGCGCCCGCCAAGGAAGAGAGCGAGGGGCGCGTCGAGCGAACCTTCGTCCGCGTACGCTGAAGAAGTGACGCTCACCTTCCGCCACCGCCTGCGTCCCTTGCCCGACCTGCTTGCTTTGTGGAAGGAGGGCGGGGTCGATCCGCGCTCGTACCTCACGGGATGGTTTTGGCTCACCGACGGCCGGTACGCCATCGACACCCCGCACGGCCGGGTGTTCGCCTACCACCCGGCGTTCGTGACCGCGCACGATGTCGTCGGCGAGGACGCGCACTTCCTCGATGACCAAGTGGGGCGCTTGTGGTGGAACCTCGCCGAGATCCTACCGGACGTCCTCGACGTCCTACCCACCCCCTTCGACGCGTGGGTCGAAACGGGGCAGTGGCAGGCGTGGCTGGCGAGCGTGACCGAGTGGTGGAACGGCCTCGACGAACACGAAAGTGACCTGACGTGGAACGCGTGGTACGAAGCCACCGCGTGGTGGGGTGCGCGGCACCTCGACACCGGGTACCTGGCGGCTGGACCGCGCGTGGTGCTTTGGCGAGTGCGGACCACCGTGACGATGGAATGGGACGCCCGCAGGCGCCTTGTAGACGGCGTGCCATGCTGGGAGGAAACGGCGGGACGCGTGACCTTGAGCGTGACCGAATTTCAAGCGGAAGTCGAGGCGTTTCGCGTTCGCCTTCACGCGGAGATGGAGAGGCGGTTGCGTGAGGTGGCCGCGCTGGGCATGTTGACGCGAGCGGAAGAAGCAGACTTGCGCCGACAACACGCGGACAGCTTCGCTCGGGTCGGCAGGAGCGACGGCACGAACTGGACGACCGTCTTGGCGGCCGTGAAGGCCGTGGAGGACGCGTCGGGAATCGCCTCCCTTCAAGCGACGCCTGACCTTTTCAACTTCGATGGCTAGCTGAATGCGGACCAACGCGCCCGAAGGGTCAGAACCCGAGGGCGTGACGTCGCCTACTTCCCGTCACTCCGGCAAGCGTTGAAAGACGAGAGCGAAAGGGCCACTCGAATGACAGGGTTGCGCGGAGCAGCGAGCAGTTGGAAGAAACGCGTCTCCGGCGGCATCGAGTCGAGTCGAGTCGCGGCGTGCTCAGCGGCGGCTCACACGAGATGGAAGGCCGCCTTTCGGGTGGAGGGTGATGCTCGGCGTCGGCACGGCGACGCGCGGCACTTCGACGTTCCACGCGCGCACGATCAGCGCGAGGACGAGCGCCGCCTCCATCGTGGCGAACGCGTTGCCGATGCAGATGCGCGGCCCGCCGCCGAAGGGGATGTACGCGCCCTTCGGCAAGCGGCGCTCCAACCCGTCATGCCAGCGCGCCGGGCGGAAGTCGAGCGGCGCGTCGAACGTGGCGTCCGAGCGGTGCAGCACCCACGGCGAGATCATGATCTGCGTGCCCTTCGCGACCGCGTCCTCGCCGAAGGTGACGTCCGCGTCAAGCTGCCGATTGAAGATCCACGCGGGCGGGTACAGGCGCAGCGTCTCTTTCACGACCGCGTCGAGGCGCGGCAACTTCGGCAAGTCGGCGAAGGTCGGCGCGCGATCCCCGAGAACGCCGTCGAGCTCCTCGCGCAGCGCCCCGAGCTCCTGCGGATGCCGCCCGAGCAGCCACAACGCCCACGACAGGGTGTGCGCGGTCGTCTCGTGCCCGGCGATGTAGAGGGTCATGATCTCGTCGCGCAGTTGCGCGTCCGACATGGGCTGCCCGTCCTCGTCGCGCGCCGCCATGAGCAAGCCGAGCAAATCGGCGCGCTCCTCGCTCAAGGCGCGTCGCCTCGCCACGATCCACGCGAGGACCTCCTCGACGTGCTCGACGGCCCGCGAAAGGGCGCGCCGCCCTGGAGCGGGCAGGTGCGGCGGCACGACGGCACGCCACGAGAAGCTGTCGAGGATGATGCCGCGCTCGATGGTCCCGAGGGCGTCGGCGAGGCGACGCTCATCTTCGTGCAGGGACGCGCCGAACATCGTCGCGACGACGATGCGCTGCGTCAGGAGGGTCATGTCGGCGTTCACGTCGCGCGTCTCGCCACTTCGCCACGTTCCGAGCAACTCGCACGTGAGGGTCACCATCGTCTCGGCGTAACTCGCGACGTGCACCGCGTGAAAGGCAGGCTGGATGAGTTTGCGTTGACGGCGCCAGAAGTCACCCTCGCTCGTCACGAGGCCGCTTCCGAACACGAGCGGCATCGCGAAGCCACGCTGATAGCCTTTCGAGAACAGCCGTCCCGTCTCTTGCAGCGTGAAGTGCACGTCCTCGGGGCGCGTGAGCAGCGCCGTAGAACCGCCGAGATCGAAGAACACGACGCGCCGCTCCGTCGCGGCGAGGCGGTCGAGGAAGCTCAGGGGATCGCGGGCGAAGGCGGGCGTGTGCCCGACGAACGGCAGCGGCGTCGGAAGCGAAGCGGGCACGGCAGGCGAGCGCGTCATGCCTCATCTTGCGCTGTTCACGGTGCGACGAGCATGCAGGAGGTCCCGTCGAAGCCATGCGTGAAGAGCGTCACGCCGACCTCGCCCATGACAAGCCGACGACATTCCACGTCGCCTCTCCAGCTTCTCGGGCTCGACGAGTCACCTGCCGTTCGCTCGCCACGCGCCCGTGCACCACAGCGCCCAGAGCACGAGAAGCGGCTGGAACAACAACCGCACCCCACGCTCGACGTCCGAGTTCAATCCGAAGGCGTCCACGCGGTTCACGAACTGCGAGACGTTCCCCGGAAAGATCGCCACGAAGAAGGCGGCGACGACGACGCCGATCACCACCCGGAAGCGCGGCAGGGCGATGAGGGCGGCTCCGAGGGCGATCTCCACGAGGCCCGAAGCGACGACCACCGCGTCCGGCGAGAAGGGCAGCCAAGGCGGCACTTGCGCTCGAAACGCGGCGCGCGCGAAGGTGAGGTGCGAGATGCCCGCGAAGAGCAAAAAAGCGCCGAGCAGCAGGCGGCCGATCGTTCGTGGCACGTCGAGGCGAGCGGTCGGACGCGGGGGCGGTGAGCGCACGAAGTCCTCCATGGCGCGCCGGGCGCCGCTCCTCGACGATACAAAAGATCGAGCTGCCCGCGCCCCTCGGAAGGCGCGCCATCATTTGGACGAACGTTGCTCCCACGCGCTGTCCCGGACCGTCAGCGGGGTGTGAGGAAGCGCGTGGGAAGTGTCTGCTCGGGTCGATCTCGCCCTCGAACGTCGCCCGCTTCCCGCCGGCAAGGATCGGGTCGAGCGAAACGAGCGCGACGGCGTGTGGCGGCAAGTCGAGCTTCGGAAGCGTCGGACGTCTCTCTCGCGTCCTGCCTCGTCCGCCACTTCCTTTGTGCCGCAAAGCTCCTCGCGGCGCACGGCTCACCGCTCATCGACGTTCGCCCTCAAAGCGCCCACCACCTGCCGGATGACACTCACCACCAGCGCAGGATCCTGCTCCGGAATACTGAACCAAGCGCGCTGAGACACCACTTGCCGACCGGCAGAAGACAACCGTGCCATGGTCCTTTGCTGTTCCCCGAGGATCTGTGTGAGACGCAGACTCCCGGAAGGCAGACGTGCCCGCTCCCCGTAGTACGAGCGCACGTCCTGACCCGGCGTGATGACCACCAACGGCATGGCCTTCAACGGTCGAGCTTGTCGAAGTTGACGCTCCCCCGCCTGGACGTTCCAATTCGCCGTGAGGGCGGCCGCGTCGTCGCGCACCGCCGCAAGCCGTTCGGTCAGCCGCTGAAGTTCTCTGCGCGCGTCCCACGCGTCCATCTCTCCCGAACGGAGAATGTTCGCGAGCGTGACGTGCAGCTTCTCCCAAAGACCTTCCGGCAGAGGATTGACGAGAATCACCGCGCGTACCCCCGACGGGTGAAGGTCGGCGTACAAGCGTGCAAGCTGAGCGCCGTACTCATACCCGACGAGCACCAGAGGTCCCGTCACCTTGGCGGTGACGAGGACGCGGTGCAGCTCCTCCGCGCGCTGCCGTCCGTCCGTCACGCGAGGCGAAGGGTCGCTCATTCCGACGCCGGCCGTGTCGAACACGCAAACGCGCGTGAACCGAGCGACGTCGTAGCTCACCACGCCGAACACGCCGGACGGCGCCAGCCCGCCAAGCAGCACCACCGTCGGCGCCCGACTCGGACCATCGCACTGAAGGTAGAGCTTGTATCCGCCCACGTCATACCAACCGAATTGTTCGGCTGGAAACGACTGAGCGGAGACGTGCATGTTGACGATGAGAATGGAGGTCCAAGCCAGGAAACGAAGCGTCTGCCAGTTCATGTTCTTGCCCCGCTTTCACTTGACGGCGTCGTCGCTAGTCTACTCTCGCCGGTGACTCGAGCGCGCCGTGCAAGTGCGGCTTGTGACGTCGCTCAAGAAGCGCTCGTCCGCCGCTCGAAGCCACGAAGGCGCAAGCGAACGAGGAGTTCGCTGAGCGCCCGCCACGCGTTCACGCTCACCTCGTCTCGCAGCCGACGTTCGTCCTTCGCGGCTTCCAGTTCGGCGGTGAGGCGGCGCACTTCACGCTCGTAGACGCTCACGTCGCCCGTCAGCGTTTCCTTCTCCGCGCCGCTCGTCTTGCGCGCGACGAGCTCGTCAAGGTACGCGAGCTTCGCGTCCTCGTTCAGCACGCGCACGTTCGCCTCGACTTCTCCGGTCCGCATGAGGTGCAAGCCCGTCAACAGCGTGCGGAAGGTGTACAGCAGCGGTTTGACGCGCGGCGGGTCCTCCTTCGCGAAGAGCTTCCACTGATTGGCGGCGAAGCCGAGGTAGTGGTGCGCGTGGTGCCGCGTCACGACGCCCGCCGCGATCTCTTTGAGCTCGTCGTGCTCGGGCGTCGTGTGCACGATCAAGGGGGAGTGCAGTTGCTCCAGCACGTACCCGTTGCGCTTGAGCATCAGGGAAAAGAACTTGTACGCGTCGTGCGTCACGAGGTCGAGTTCGATGTCCGATCCGAACGGGGCCATGCCCGCGTGCGCGAACGCCGAGTCGTTCATAAGCTGCACGGTGTCGCGTCGGCCGAAGAGCCCCAGCACTTCCTCAGGCGGCAGGACGTGCACGCCGCGTAAGTCCCAGTCGCTGTCGGCGCTCGGGAAGCCGTAGAGGTGCGCGCCGCTGATCGTCGCGAACAGCAGCGGGTACGGGTGTTCACGCACGGCGAGCTTCAACGCAGGTGGAAAGGAAATCGTCATGCAAAGGTCCTTTTAGAGCGGCCAAGCGCCCCTTTCCACGAGACGCAAGACGAGCGCGGCGATGTTCCACGCGTCGTCCTCGCCGCGGTGGTGTCGCCCTTCGAGGGGCAACTCGGCGTGCTGCAGGGCCTGCGCCATGCCAAGTCGCTTCTTCATGCCGAACGCCGCGTACGTGGCTTTGGCGTTGGTGTGCCGACTCGAGAACGGATAAGGCACGCCGCGTGTCGCACACGAGTCCGCGTGGAACTCGCTTCGCAAGGTGCGGCAAGCGTCCGCGAAGGACATGCCGCGATCGACTTCTTCTCGCGTCAATCCCGTCAAATGCGTGCAGAACTCGCTGACGTCGGAGCGGGTGGGTTTCACGAGCAGGCGGTGCTTCGACGCGCGGCGCCTTTCGTGCAAGTCCACGACCGTGAGGCCGATTTCGATGATTTCGCTGACCTGCCCGGACGGCGCTTCGTCTTGCCAACAGGTCGCTTCGACGTCCACCACGTTGAGGGAGCGCCCGAACGCTTCGCTCATGGCGCCTCCCTCAGCGTGTCACGTACGCGCATAAGGGCGATCCCGAGCAGGTTTTCGCCCCAGCGGTCGCGATTGGCGAGGGCGTCCTGCTCCGAGAAGCCGACGCCCCAGATGCGGTCGGTGGGCGAGGCTTCCACGAGCAGCGCGTCGCGCGTGGCGAGCAGGGCTGCTCGAAGCTTCTCGTTTTGCGTGAACTTGTGCAGGCACGCGTCGAACGCGACGCTTTCACGCACGCTGGCCCACACGGCGTCGTCGTACGGACGCACGCGCCGTCCGAGTTGCTTGCACTCCCCAGGATTCCTCGCGTGCAAGATTGCCTCGGCCGTTTCGAAGTCGCCGAACTGCACGGCTTTGCGGTGCATGATGAACTGCTCGGCCCAATGGTACGTGACGCCCTGAACGACGAACACGGACGGGTGGAAGTTGCTGAACGGGTGCGCCGTTCGGTAGAAGAACACGATGTCGTCCGTCGTCATCCTCCGAGCCTAGCGACCCGGGCGGATCGCGTCATGCGAACCTTGGCGTACGCCGTTCGCGCGCTTCACAATGACGCTCGCGGCTTCGCGCGTGGGACTCTGACGGGACGTTCGAGACAGACCTTCTGCGCTCAGGCGGCCGCTCGTCTTCCTTGCGCCGCGTGACGGCTCCGCACTCGTACTCGGTTGAGCAGCAGCGCGTTCACCGTCACGATGACCGTCGAGGCGCTCATCAGCAGCGCCGCCCACTCGGGCCGCAACAGCACGCCCGTCGAAGGGTACAGCACGCCCGCCGCGACCGGAATGGCCAAGACGTTGTAGATCGCCGCCCAGAACAAGTTCTGCACGATCTTGC
Protein-coding regions in this window:
- a CDS encoding DoxX family protein, with amino-acid sequence MRSPPPRPTARLDVPRTIGRLLLGAFLLFAGISHLTFARAAFRAQVPPWLPFSPDAVVVASGLVEIALGAALIALPRFRVVIGVVVAAFFVAIFPGNVSQFVNRVDAFGLNSDVERGVRLLFQPLLVLWALWCTGAWRANGR
- a CDS encoding alpha/beta fold hydrolase; this encodes MNWQTLRFLAWTSILIVNMHVSAQSFPAEQFGWYDVGGYKLYLQCDGPSRAPTVVLLGGLAPSGVFGVVSYDVARFTRVCVFDTAGVGMSDPSPRVTDGRQRAEELHRVLVTAKVTGPLVLVGYEYGAQLARLYADLHPSGVRAVILVNPLPEGLWEKLHVTLANILRSGEMDAWDARRELQRLTERLAAVRDDAAALTANWNVQAGERQLRQARPLKAMPLVVITPGQDVRSYYGERARLPSGSLRLTQILGEQQRTMARLSSAGRQVVSQRAWFSIPEQDPALVVSVIRQVVGALRANVDER
- a CDS encoding nucleotidyltransferase domain-containing protein — its product is MTISFPPALKLAVREHPYPLLFATISGAHLYGFPSADSDWDLRGVHVLPPEEVLGLFGRRDTVQLMNDSAFAHAGMAPFGSDIELDLVTHDAYKFFSLMLKRNGYVLEQLHSPLIVHTTPEHDELKEIAAGVVTRHHAHHYLGFAANQWKLFAKEDPPRVKPLLYTFRTLLTGLHLMRTGEVEANVRVLNEDAKLAYLDELVARKTSGAEKETLTGDVSVYEREVRRLTAELEAAKDERRLRDEVSVNAWRALSELLVRLRLRGFERRTSAS
- a CDS encoding DUF5984 family protein, whose amino-acid sequence is MTLTFRHRLRPLPDLLALWKEGGVDPRSYLTGWFWLTDGRYAIDTPHGRVFAYHPAFVTAHDVVGEDAHFLDDQVGRLWWNLAEILPDVLDVLPTPFDAWVETGQWQAWLASVTEWWNGLDEHESDLTWNAWYEATAWWGARHLDTGYLAAGPRVVLWRVRTTVTMEWDARRRLVDGVPCWEETAGRVTLSVTEFQAEVEAFRVRLHAEMERRLREVAALGMLTRAEEADLRRQHADSFARVGRSDGTNWTTVLAAVKAVEDASGIASLQATPDLFNFDG
- a CDS encoding 3'-5' exonuclease, with the translated sequence MSEAFGRSLNVVDVEATCWQDEAPSGQVSEIIEIGLTVVDLHERRRASKHRLLVKPTRSDVSEFCTHLTGLTREEVDRGMSFADACRTLRSEFHADSCATRGVPYPFSSRHTNAKATYAAFGMKKRLGMAQALQHAELPLEGRHHRGEDDAWNIAALVLRLVERGAWPL
- a CDS encoding cytochrome P450, whose translation is MTRSPAVPASLPTPLPFVGHTPAFARDPLSFLDRLAATERRVVFFDLGGSTALLTRPEDVHFTLQETGRLFSKGYQRGFAMPLVFGSGLVTSEGDFWRRQRKLIQPAFHAVHVASYAETMVTLTCELLGTWRSGETRDVNADMTLLTQRIVVATMFGASLHEDERRLADALGTIERGIILDSFSWRAVVPPHLPAPGRRALSRAVEHVEEVLAWIVARRRALSEERADLLGLLMAARDEDGQPMSDAQLRDEIMTLYIAGHETTAHTLSWALWLLGRHPQELGALREELDGVLGDRAPTFADLPKLPRLDAVVKETLRLYPPAWIFNRQLDADVTFGEDAVAKGTQIMISPWVLHRSDATFDAPLDFRPARWHDGLERRLPKGAYIPFGGGPRICIGNAFATMEAALVLALIVRAWNVEVPRVAVPTPSITLHPKGGLPSRVSRR
- a CDS encoding NADAR family protein, coding for MTTDDIVFFYRTAHPFSNFHPSVFVVQGVTYHWAEQFIMHRKAVQFGDFETAEAILHARNPGECKQLGRRVRPYDDAVWASVRESVAFDACLHKFTQNEKLRAALLATRDALLVEASPTDRIWGVGFSEQDALANRDRWGENLLGIALMRVRDTLREAP
- a CDS encoding macro domain-containing protein, which translates into the protein MPAFTLHLRDRDADVVDAWRTHFHRLPSVDVSHGDIFDVSADAIVSPANSFGFMDGGIDLAYTGHFGWDLQDRLRDELRRSHVGELPVGQALVLETFDAHLPYLVSAPTMRVPGNVAESVNAYLAFRAALLAVRAFNAANAERPITSVLSPGLCTAIGRMPPDRSARQMAAAYAVVMLGQENCPLTLRQAFEEHHRLLG